The genome window CGTAACAGATAGCGGCATAATCTTTCGCGGCCCTTTTTATCATTAGCACTAGCACGTACTCCCGCATGAAGATTAAAGCCATAAGTGTTCTTTGGCGCTTTAACATACTGCTACAACAGAATCAGGTGACTACATTGAACGTGATTCTTTAGAACTTATATCAACTGCTTCTCATTTTCATAACAAACCGCTTTGTAATATGAATGCTACTAGTGCTGCCACTGCAAGTGCATCACGCTTGGGCGCTATGCTTTTAGCTCGTTACCCGGACTATTGGCCAAAAACTCATCGTGGACTAATAGTACATTCGGCGCGTTGGTTACCAAATATGGTTGGAAATATTAACCTGCACAATTTTGGTAGTAGCCAAGAAGTTGAATCACTATTACGAATTTATGGATTTGGTGAACCTCATCAACCACGTCTTTTTGGTAGTGGTGAGAGTGGGGTTACTATGATTATTCAAGATATGCTAAATCCTTATGATATAAATTCAAAGCCAGGTGATGCAAAATTAGGGCACTTCAATTTGCATAAATTACCTTGGCCCAATAAAGTTTTTGATAACCATCCAGATATTGAATGTAAGCTTAAAGTTACATTATCATATTTCATTAATCCAAACCCAGGTACGCGTTGTTGGGATCGAAGTGAAAAATATCGCTATGCTAGTCATCTACTGCGTTTTAATTTCAAAAGAGCTACAGAAAGTGATGATGTTTTTCGCAACGCCTTAGAAAAACGTATTACTGATGAAGAAAATGACACTTTTGAGACCCGACCTCCTTCTGATCAAAAGTGGGCATTAGACCCTAAGTTACGCGGTAAAGCTGGTTCACTAGTGCAAGATATCTGGAAAGGAAGCCCGGCAGATTTAAGGGAAATGACCCAAGTAGCTGTATATCCTGCCAAAGGCTGGTTTGCGACACGTTCATTCCCATCTGATCACGAGTTTCATAATTGTCATCAACGTCTTGTACGTTATAGCCTAATTATCAGTATCGATACTGCTCAAGACATTGGGCTTTATACCAGCATTTCAAATCTAATTTCAGTAAGCGTCTAAATTCAGCTTAAACTAACAACTCCACCACACTCTGCACCACAAACACCCTCTCCCAATATTGCGCCAATAAATCTGAATCGCGGCAAGCTAAAATGCGCTCGGCTTCAGCGTCACTAATGGCAATATTGCGATGCTTAAGTACATCAATAATGGCACGGGCACGTTCTTGTGCTTGGCCTTCTTGTAGACCAGCAGCATGGCCTTCTTTAATACCTTCTTTATGACCGCGCTCTTTATATTCATCAGCAGCTTGCTTAGCAAAATTCTCCGCTAATTTTTGCCAAGTGGTAAATTCGTCGTTGCCAAGAAAATCAGGAGGTGGTTGCGGCAATATTTTTACATCGGCTCTGCTTGGCACTGGTGGCAGCTCGCCAATAGCCGCAGCACCAAAATAAGAAGCGAGCTTTTCACTGCAAGCTTGATGTACCCGTAAAGCTAAATCACGCACCCGTGCACTCATTTCATCTAACTCGTCTTGGGTGACATCATAACGCATGTTGTAGCGCGCCTCGATGTACGCACGGCGTAATAAACTGAATATATGCTTATCATGTGGCTCGCTACGCGCCATAGCAGGTTGTAATTTTTCATGATGCAACTCAGCGCGCCGCGCCAAAAATTCAAGATTATGGGTTTGGTGTTTGTAGCCTTCAAAAACTAAAGTCACCGCATGAAAATAGCGCTCGGCTGCTTGATGTTGCAAAAAGGCTGCCATACGCCGCTCAGCAAAGGTAATGTTGTGCGAAACAATCCACAAAGCATTAGCGCTAGCAAACCAAGTGCTAAAATAACGCCGGGTTACTTCAAAGCGCTCTTGTGGGGTAGTTGCTTTGGGCTTAGCAAGCTGCACATGATGCGTGTTATATAGCACTTTGCCTTCGCTCACTATTTCGGCAAAGAAAAATTGCCCTGAGCGAATTTCGCGATTGAGCTCAGTGATATCATGACGAATAATTGATAGCGGAGTCATGCCGGCAATTTGGCGTGCTTGATCTTCAAGATCAAAAAATATTTTACTATCTGCCGCATCTTTGGCAGTTTGGGTGACGATTAACAAATCATAGTCAGAGCGATAACCGGTATTAAGATCAATAACAAAATCACCACGCGCATAACTACCAAACAGCATTAACAGTTGCACTTGCTCACAGGCAGCAAAAAGCTGGGTAATTGCAGTGAGTTGCTCGCGCGCCTCTTCTGGCAGGGCTTGCAGTGCTTCGGTGTTATATAGTGCTTTAAGTTTAGCGCTCATGAATTAACAAGCTTGTGCCGTATTAAATGTAAAGATGCAATATGATATAAAAAAACGCCCTAAACTAGCGTAATACTTATTAATAATATACATAATAATAAAAAACGCCTTTACCTCAGGATAATGCAATGATTGATTCTTTATATCTAAAAAACTATGGCTGCATTCAAGAAGCTACTTTCAAATTAAGTAGTATTCATGCGCTTATTGGCCCAAATGATAGTGGTAAAAGTACAGTGCTAAGGGCTTTAAGAACACTGACTACAAATGGCGGCACAAATGATCATTATACTTTAGCAGATGAACGTGAGCTGCTTAAGCATGCTTTATTAGCTAATATTACAAATGATCCGACTGTTCTGACTGCTAGTTATAAAACAGCTAAACAACGTCTCACTGCACCTCAGCATCACACTGGTCAATCGCAACCAATTGCTGAATATTCAGCAAAAGAAATTCCGACATATGAACCCGGTTGGCTCAATCATTTCAATAATTTCATTTCCCCTGCTCACAATACTCTCAAAAAATCACTACAAGGCTCTATTCTTTTTCGCCTTGATCCTGATGCCCTTCGACAACCGG of Deltaproteobacteria bacterium contains these proteins:
- a CDS encoding S8 family serine peptidase, with the protein product MNATSAATASASRLGAMLLARYPDYWPKTHRGLIVHSARWLPNMVGNINLHNFGSSQEVESLLRIYGFGEPHQPRLFGSGESGVTMIIQDMLNPYDINSKPGDAKLGHFNLHKLPWPNKVFDNHPDIECKLKVTLSYFINPNPGTRCWDRSEKYRYASHLLRFNFKRATESDDVFRNALEKRITDEENDTFETRPPSDQKWALDPKLRGKAGSLVQDIWKGSPADLREMTQVAVYPAKGWFATRSFPSDHEFHNCHQRLVRYSLIISIDTAQDIGLYTSISNLISVSV
- a CDS encoding HEPN domain-containing protein; this encodes MSAKLKALYNTEALQALPEEAREQLTAITQLFAACEQVQLLMLFGSYARGDFVIDLNTGYRSDYDLLIVTQTAKDAADSKIFFDLEDQARQIAGMTPLSIIRHDITELNREIRSGQFFFAEIVSEGKVLYNTHHVQLAKPKATTPQERFEVTRRYFSTWFASANALWIVSHNITFAERRMAAFLQHQAAERYFHAVTLVFEGYKHQTHNLEFLARRAELHHEKLQPAMARSEPHDKHIFSLLRRAYIEARYNMRYDVTQDELDEMSARVRDLALRVHQACSEKLASYFGAAAIGELPPVPSRADVKILPQPPPDFLGNDEFTTWQKLAENFAKQAADEYKERGHKEGIKEGHAAGLQEGQAQERARAIIDVLKHRNIAISDAEAERILACRDSDLLAQYWERVFVVQSVVELLV